GCATTAGCGTGAAAACTGAAGCCGATGTTCGTGGTTACAACGGTCAACGGGTTCGCTCCGACATCGTTGCTGTTCTCGATGGCGAATATGATCTCGGTTGGTCTCGCAATAGCGACGGCAGTTTCGATTTAATCGCTGACCTCTGGGGTGTAGCCAAAAAACACAATCAAACCGAATTGATCAACTCGATCAACCAAAAATACGCTGTGAACAAAACCCTATCCGAAGTGAAACAGCGTGGTCTGCAAAACGCTAACGTTAAGCTAGTCGTTCAAAGCTAAGATTTACAGCGCGTTCCCAAGCCTAGGGGTTGACCAGTTCGGTTAACCCTTTTTTCTGTCTGTGGGGTATGTTAAGAATAGTAAAATTAACTTGACAAAAATGCTCCGACCCGAAGAAAGAACTAAATTCGATCCGACCAAAGACAGCGATTTTTATGCTTTTCCCCGCTTCGTCACCCACGTGGATGAGGGTTTTATCGATCGATTAACCGCTCTCTACCGAGAGATATTATCGCCGAATACACGCATTTTAGACCTGATGAGCAGCTGGGTGTCCCATTTACCGGAGGAGATGGAATTTGAGCATATCGAAGGTCACGGGATGAATGGGGAGGAGTTAGCCAAAAATCCCCGCTTGCATAGTTATTTTGTCCAAGACCTCAATGCACAGCCAAAATTGCCCCTAGAGGATAGTTCTTTTGATGCGGTGTTAATCACGGTGTCGGTGCAGTATTTGCAGTATCCAGAGGCGATTTTTGCGGAACTGTATCGCATTTTAAAGCCTAATGGTCTGGTGGTGGTCAGTTTTTCCAATCGGATGTTTTACCAAAAAGCGATCGCTGTTTGGCGCGATAATAGCGATTTAGGCCGGGTAGCGTTAGTGAAATCCTATTTTAAATCGGTGGCGGGATTTAGGGAAGTACAGGGGATCGTTCGTCCTGCTACTACCCCCAGTTTCCTGCAAATGTTAGGAATTATGGTCGCTGATCCCTTCTATGCAGTGATAGGAAAAAAGAATCCTCTCTAGGATTGTAATCATCGTTAACACTCCTAGGGTTATTCCTAATATTGACTCTCCCCCGCTAACCGCTCGCGCGGTGTAGCGGGGGATTCTCGGTTCATAGGCTTTTAACTAGATCGACTGGGTTTAACCCGGTCGATCCCCGTCAAATCGCCTCCGCGAGCATTTTCTAACACGGTCAGTCCGACCGCGTTTTTGCCTCGATTCTCCCCCGATGTCGGGGGGGTTGCCTTTTGCCTGTTGCCTCATCTCAACAAGCAATTTAAATGCGCGGGCAGCTTACTTTTGACCGTTACCCTGCATAGCTAAAACCGCATCGCGCAGTTTATCCGGCACTTCTTGCAGGTGATCCTCATCCCACCGGAAGAAACCGACCCCCATAGTCAGAGAACGCAATTCAACGATCAAATCGTGCATTTCCGCTTGGGGGAGATAGGCCGTCACCTGATCCCAACCTTTCCACTCCCCAGAAGCTTCAAAACCCTGAATTTGACCGCGTTTACCACTGATTAACTGTAAAACCTTGGCGGTGTATTCTGAGGGAGCGAGAACCGTCACCGATAGAATTGGTTCTAATAAGACTGGATGACATTTAGGTAGTCCCTCCGTCATCGCTAGACGGGCCGCTTGTTTAAAAGCTTGTTCGGAACTATCGACACTGTGATAGGAACCATCGGTGAGGGTGACATCGATATCCACCACGGGGAAACCCAAAGGACCATGACCGAGATATTCCCGCACTCCCGTTTCCACCCCAGGGATATACTGTTTCGGGACAACACCACCGACAATGGTTTCATGGAAGTGGAAACCTTCCCCCCGGGCCAGGGGTTTAATATCGAGATACACATCACCAAAAGCACCGTGGCCGCCGGTTTGGTGTTTATAGCGTCCGTGGGATTTGGTACTGGCCTTGATTGTTTCCTTGTAGGGGACTTGGGGTAAATGGGTGGTCATCGGTAGATTATACTTGCGTGCTAGGCGATCGAGGGCCACTTGCAGATGAATTTCTCCCTGTCCCCAAAGAATCACTTCTTTAGTGTCGCCGTGTTGTTCCCAGTAGAGGGAGGGATCTTCTTCGATCAGTTTTGTCAAAGCTGAACTTAATTTAACTTCATCCTTGCGATTTACGGCGGCAATGGCCAAGGCAAAGACGGGTTTGAGTTGTAAACCTTTGGGAAGATCGGGTTTTTGACTGCCGCTGCTAACCACGTCTCCGGTGGCGATTCCCTCCAAACGACCGAGAGCGACAATTTCCCCCGCTTGCGCTTGCTGTAAGGGTTGTTGTTGTTGTCCCATGAGACGATAGATACCACCAATCCGCACACCGTTCAAGGCCATGCCATCGTTAAGGGTTCCCTGCCAGATTCGCCCTAGGGACAGGCGACCGCCCTGGGGAGTAAAATAGGTTTTGAGGATTTGTACCACTGCATCTCCATCCGCACTGGGATCGAGACCGCGACGGTTGGCAGTAATTGTCGGGGCCGGTGTTTCTTCCACTAAAGCGGTGAGGAGATGACGCACACCATAATCCCGTTCCGCCATACCGAAGAACACGGGTACTATCTGATCGGCTCCCAGTTCTTGTTTTAAGTCTTGGAGAATTTCTTCCCGGGAGGGGTTAATATCTTCGAGGAGTTCTTCTAAAAGATGATCGTCAAATTCGGCGATCGTTTCCAGCATTTCTTGTCGAGCGCTCTGTTCTTCTTCCTTGAGGTGGTCGGGTAAAGCTACAGGATCGGCGGGACTGTTAGCATGGTAATGATAAGCCTGTTCGTTGATTAAATCGATAAATCCGATAATTTCGTTATTCTGACGGATAGGATATTGCTGGGGAACGAGGGGACGACTAGAAACGGATTTGAGAGCTTGTAGGACTTCGTTAAAGTGACTATTACAGCGATCCATCTTGTTGATGAAGATTAGATGCGGAATTTCCCAATCATCGAGGAATTTTAGCAAGGGAGCCAGGGTGAGAACTCGATCGACCACTGGTTCACAAACGATAATAGCAGCACCGGCCCCGACCAGGGCATTATAGGTTTCACTGGCAAATTCGATCGAACCGGGGCAATCGAGAAAGGTAAAATTTAGGTCTTGGTATTGACTATGGGCAACGGAAACTTCTACACTCATCTGTCGATCCCGCGCTTGCGTGGAACTATCACCGACGGTATTGCGATCGCTGATTTTTCCTTTTCTGGTGATCGCTCCTGTGACGAAAAGTAAACTTTCCAGTAAGGAGGTTTTGCCACTGGAGTAGGGGCCGACAAGGGCCACATTACGGGTGTTTGCTCCGGTACTTTGGTTCATACAGATACCCCCAACAATGATTTAGTGATTAGTTGCGGCGATTGGACGATATTTACACTCGATCGCCCTAGGAAATATACTGTCATAGCACTGAAAATTACTCTCAGGACGTATTTAGAAGTGAAAGGCCTGTCTTGCCATAATTTTGCCTAGTGCTACAGGTGTATTCTTTCTTACTCTTCACCCTAACTCAGTCTCAAGCATTACATCCCATTCTCGCAATCTCTTGTAAAATCTCGCCTACTTTTAGTTAAGGAACTTGAATAAATGTTAACTAGGGTTTGCTAAATAAGTTTTTCGTGGGTGTGGGGTGTGGGGTGTGGGGTGTGGGGAAATGGGGAAATGGGGAGAATAAATAAAAATAATCTCCTGTCTCCTGAATCGGAGTCTCCTGAATCGGAGTCTCCTACCTCCAGGAAAAATTTTTTCAGCAAATGTTAACTAAGCTGTTGACTATCGAGAGTCTTTCTCCTCAACTGGATTTACAAAAACGAGAGGCAGCCTGATATAGTGAGAGGTCGGGATGATGTTTATCAAGCAATTTTTATGTTGAAAGCTGGAATCGTGGGACTGCCAAATGTGGGGAAATCGACCCTATTTAACGCTCTGGTGGCTAATGCCAAGGCCGAGGCGGCTAATTTTCCCTTTTGTACCATCGAACCGAATGTGGGTGTGGTATCCGTCCCCGATGAACGTCTGGAGGTTTTGGCTAAAATCTCTAATTCTGAGAAAATCGTGCCGACGCGGATCGAATTTGTCGATATTGCCGGATTAGTTAAGGGTGCGAGTCGCGGGGAAGGATTGGGTAATCAATTTTTGGCTAATATCCGGGAAGTGGACGCGATCGTTCATGTGGTGCGCTGTTTTGATAATGATGATATTATTCATGTTTCTGGGTCCGTGGATCCGGCCCGGGATATCGAGGTGATTAATCTAGAGTTAGCTCTAGCGGATTTGGGACAGGTGGAGAAGCGGGTGGAACGTTTACGCAAACAGGCGAAAAATAGCAAGGAAGCCGCCGAAGAATTGGCTATCCTTGAAAAAATCCTAATTTGTCTTAATGACGGTATTTCGGCGCGAAAAGTGGATTTAAGCAAAGAGGACGAAGAATTAATTAAAAATCTCGGTTTATTGAGTCGGAAACCGATTATTTATGCCGCTAATGTGAGCGAAGATGATCTGGCCACGGGTAATGATTGGGTAGAAAGTGTCCGTCAAATTGCCCAACAGGAACGGGCCAAAGTTGTGATCGTTTCTGCTCAAGTAGAATCGGAATTAGTGGAATTGTCGGAGGAAGAAAGAAAAGATTTTCTTGGTTCTTTAGGAGTAGAAGAAGGGGGATTAAAATCTTTAATTAAAGCTACCTACGAGTTATTAGGACTGCGTACCTATCTCACCACTGGACCCCAAGAAACCCGCGCATGGACGATTATTTCTGGCATGAAAGCACCCCAGGCAGCCGGAGTTATTCACTCGGATTTTGAACGGGGTTTTATTCGTGCAGAAACTGTGTCTTATCAGGATTTAGTTAATAGTGGTACGATGAGCGCGGCTAAAGAAAAAGGTTTAGTCAGAAGTGAAGGCAAGGAATACATTGTTCAAGAGGGTGATGTTTTACTATTCCGTTTTAATGTTTAGCTAAAAATAAATCAGGTGAGCGTCGCCCACCTGATCAAAAGGCTAAACAATAGGCGTTGTCAATAGCTGTAGGGCTAATTCATGAATTAGCGCCAATTGTAGGGCTAATTCATGAATTAGCCCTACAATTGGCCTTGTCAATTTGAAAGATGCTCCGAATTTCTGTCATCAACAATCTCTCAGCTTTTTTTACTCACTTTGGTTAACATTAAACTGAATTTTTTATCTCTTGACATCCTCTAATTTATATTCTATAATCAGGTATAGTGGCAAGTTCTTGTTTAATCAAGATGGCGATTATCTCTGTCCACTAAAAGACTGGTTTGCTAGGAATGCAGTCGAGGCTAAAAATATTCTATCTATTCAACTCTGGGAAGGTTTTTCTCAACAATACAAGACGAAAATATGACCATTTTTGAACGATTGACTAATTTTGTTCACCGAGTATTTAAGACTAATTTAGAAATTTTTCTTGAAGCATTAAAGCACAGCCCTAATGCACAGGGATATGTCAGTGGTTCAATCACGGAGTTGTTGCTAAAAAAGAAACTTGAAGAAGAATATGGATTTGAAGTTAAACGAATTCGTGAAAAATGGGAAGGTAGGAAGCGCCCAAATCACCATGGAGATTTTTATTTTCGCAAACCAGAATCTAATCTTTGGTATGTTGTGGAATCTAAAGGCGTAAAGTCAAATTCTGAAAAGTGGCATAAATTGTACAACTTCGAGAAATTAAAAATTTTTCTCATTGCACATTCTGGAAAAATTGATTGGATTGACCAGAATGGCAACATCGAAGAACAAGTTATCGAATGGATACATCGAGAATTGCCAAAGTTTCAAGATGAATTTTCAACAACCATTTATGAATATGAAGAAATTCAAAACTACAACCCACAACGGGAAACGGCCAAATCACGTGCAGTACAGGCATTGAAGCATCTTTCAAGAGAAGAAGTAAATGCGTTATTTGACAGCCGCCTCAATTATGTTATGTCAAAGATTCGGGTCTTGGAAACTCACTTTGTTTCCGGCAAATCTGCTTCAAGCAACAGAACTCAAGCAACGCATCGAAAAGATGAATTTAACGTTATTTCGATTGACATTTTTCTTCGGTATTCAGAGCATAAATTTCTTTTTGCCAACCCCCAACACCTAGAATCATCTGGTGACGATGAAAATCACTTACAGCAAAATTACATCATGGGATTTGTGTTTACTGATGAATCTGGCAACGCAAGATTAAGTATCACTGATGACTGGTATGAAAATCTAAATGATGTTTACCAGACATTGAAGGAGAAAGATAGTGTCAAAGAAGACGAAATGCAGGTTGATAATAGATATTTAATTACAGAAGAAGCAAATGGAGAGTTGTAACAAATGGACAGAACACAGCAGCAAACTCGAAAAATGAAAGAGCAAGGATTGTTATTTTCCGAAGATAGCCTGTTACCTGAAAAACTCCCGCAAATTCAGGAATTACGACCTTCTAACAATCTTTCAGCAGTTTTTGAAGAGTGCCATAATTATATTTACGCCAACGAAGGAATGCTCAAAGACAAGATTTTTCACGAGATGGTTAAACTAATCATCATCAAACTTCATGATGAAAAATCTGTCAAGCAATCTGTAAATTTTGGCGTTACAGCAAGTGAATATAAAGCCATCGTAGCCAATAAGTCCGATGAATTTATGTCGCGTCTCAGTCAATTATT
This Microcystis wesenbergii NRERC-220 DNA region includes the following protein-coding sequences:
- a CDS encoding DUF1257 domain-containing protein, translated to MSHFSTLRTKITDAEILKASLRDLGISVKTEADVRGYNGQRVRSDIVAVLDGEYDLGWSRNSDGSFDLIADLWGVAKKHNQTELINSINQKYAVNKTLSEVKQRGLQNANVKLVVQS
- a CDS encoding class I SAM-dependent methyltransferase, coding for MLRPEERTKFDPTKDSDFYAFPRFVTHVDEGFIDRLTALYREILSPNTRILDLMSSWVSHLPEEMEFEHIEGHGMNGEELAKNPRLHSYFVQDLNAQPKLPLEDSSFDAVLITVSVQYLQYPEAIFAELYRILKPNGLVVVSFSNRMFYQKAIAVWRDNSDLGRVALVKSYFKSVAGFREVQGIVRPATTPSFLQMLGIMVADPFYAVIGKKNPL
- a CDS encoding elongation factor G, which produces MNQSTGANTRNVALVGPYSSGKTSLLESLLFVTGAITRKGKISDRNTVGDSSTQARDRQMSVEVSVAHSQYQDLNFTFLDCPGSIEFASETYNALVGAGAAIIVCEPVVDRVLTLAPLLKFLDDWEIPHLIFINKMDRCNSHFNEVLQALKSVSSRPLVPQQYPIRQNNEIIGFIDLINEQAYHYHANSPADPVALPDHLKEEEQSARQEMLETIAEFDDHLLEELLEDINPSREEILQDLKQELGADQIVPVFFGMAERDYGVRHLLTALVEETPAPTITANRRGLDPSADGDAVVQILKTYFTPQGGRLSLGRIWQGTLNDGMALNGVRIGGIYRLMGQQQQPLQQAQAGEIVALGRLEGIATGDVVSSGSQKPDLPKGLQLKPVFALAIAAVNRKDEVKLSSALTKLIEEDPSLYWEQHGDTKEVILWGQGEIHLQVALDRLARKYNLPMTTHLPQVPYKETIKASTKSHGRYKHQTGGHGAFGDVYLDIKPLARGEGFHFHETIVGGVVPKQYIPGVETGVREYLGHGPLGFPVVDIDVTLTDGSYHSVDSSEQAFKQAARLAMTEGLPKCHPVLLEPILSVTVLAPSEYTAKVLQLISGKRGQIQGFEASGEWKGWDQVTAYLPQAEMHDLIVELRSLTMGVGFFRWDEDHLQEVPDKLRDAVLAMQGNGQK
- the ychF gene encoding redox-regulated ATPase YchF; this translates as MLKAGIVGLPNVGKSTLFNALVANAKAEAANFPFCTIEPNVGVVSVPDERLEVLAKISNSEKIVPTRIEFVDIAGLVKGASRGEGLGNQFLANIREVDAIVHVVRCFDNDDIIHVSGSVDPARDIEVINLELALADLGQVEKRVERLRKQAKNSKEAAEELAILEKILICLNDGISARKVDLSKEDEELIKNLGLLSRKPIIYAANVSEDDLATGNDWVESVRQIAQQERAKVVIVSAQVESELVELSEEERKDFLGSLGVEEGGLKSLIKATYELLGLRTYLTTGPQETRAWTIISGMKAPQAAGVIHSDFERGFIRAETVSYQDLVNSGTMSAAKEKGLVRSEGKEYIVQEGDVLLFRFNV